A segment of the Candidatus Hydrogenedentota bacterium genome:
TCGCAACGCTCCAAGACGCCTTAACGACATACCTCAAAACCGGTCAGCTGCCGCCGTTACCCCCAAACGTCGCGGCAAACGGCTAAAGTGTTACGAAATCTCATATTTCAAAAGCGACACGAGTAGGACGTCTTAGAGTTCTATTTTCGGGGCAGCACGAGCACGACAGATGGTGCGAGTTTCAAACTCATGACAGTAGGAGTCTTTACCTATGACTACAAACGGGCTATCGCGCCGGTCGTTTTTGACGGTCGCCGGGGGCGTCGCCCTCACGACGCTGGGGCGGAGGGCGAGCGCGCAGGTCAGCGCGAACGACAGAATAAATATTGCCGTGATTGGTAATGGCGGCATGGGCAGCCGCCATATCGAAGCGTTGTGCGACAACCCGAACTGCAACTTGCTGGCGTTGTGCGACGTGGTGAAGACGCGGTACACGCAGATGCAGGGGATTGTCGAGCAGAAGACGGGCAAGAAACCGGACGTGTACCAGGATTTTCGGCAGGTGCTCGAGCGGAACGATATCGATGCTGTATTCGTGCCGACGCCGGATCATTGGCACGCGCTGATTACGATTCTCGCGTGCGAGGCGGGGAAGGACGTGTACGTCGAGAAGCCGGTGTGCACGACGATCGCGGAAGGCCGCGCGATGGTGAACGCCGCGCGGCGCTACGGGCGCGTGGTGCAGGCGGGCACACAGCAACGGTCGATGCCGATATTTCAGCAAGCAATCGAGATCGTGCACAGCGGCCGCTTGGGACCGATCATCTCCGCGGGCGCGTGGATCGGGGTGAACGGGTTCTCCGAAGGCGAGACACCCGCGCCCGTGCCGGATGGCGTGGACTGGGACATGTGGCTCGGGCCGGCGCCGTGGGTGCCGTTCAGCCGCGAACGCTACTTCGGATTCATGGGCTGGCACGATTACGCGCGCGGCGGACAACTCACGAACTGGGGCATTCACTTGATGGACATCGTGCACTGGGGGATCCAGAAGGACCGGCCGCTGACCATTCAGGCGCTCGGCGGGAGTTATCGTGGCGGCACGGGTTCGGACAACTACGAAGCAATCGAGGTGCTGTTGGAATACGAAGGCTGTAACGTGACGTGGGAGCAGCGTCCGAACAACCGATACGGGAACAAGGACTACGGCATCCGGTTCAATGGGGAGAAGGGGGCGCTGTTTGTCGATCGCAATTCGTTCGTTGTCGAACCGAAGGACGTTGGAATCGCGGAGGTTATCGGAGAACCCGAAAAGAGTTGGGCGAACCCGCCGCACCACAACAATTTCTTTGATTGCGTGCGGACGCGGAAGCGGCCCGTCGCGGATATCGAGCAGGGATTTCGATCAACGGCGTCCGTCCTGCTTGCGGGCGTTGCGTTGAAGGCGGGGCGGAAGCTCTATTGGGACGGGGACGCTGAAAAGTTCTTGAACGATGACCTGGCAAACCGTCACCTGACGCGCGTGTACCGTGCGCCGTGGAGGCTCGCATAATGAAGAACTTATTCTTCCGCGCGTGCGCGATTGCGATCGTGGTGGCTTCGATAGCGAATGCGGATTTCACAACCTTGCCGGCCGCATTGGCGAAGGACTTGGCGTCGCCGGATATTGCCGCGCGCGTACGCGCGAGGCAGTTGCTGCCGCGGCATGGAGTGGCGGCGTTGGACCATCTGCTGCCGCTGCTGTCGAGCCAGGAACAGCCGGTGAAGTTGTCGGCGTATAACGTGATCGCGGACATTGCCAATGGCGCGGCCGCGCCCGGTCACGAGGCGGAGCGCGAAATCGCCGCGACGAAGCTCATGACGCTCGTGGCGCCAGGACAGCCGGAGATGGTCGTGTTGCAGGGGCTGCGACTGCTGCCGATTGTTGCGCCGAATGGGCTTGACGTAGGGCCTGTTGCCGCCATTCTGAACGGCACCGATGCCAACCTGCGCGAGAGGGCGCGGGAATGCCTTACCCTTGCGGCGACGGACGAGGCCTGCGATGCGCTAATCGATGCCGCACCCCATGCGGACGCCGCCTTCGCCGTCGCGTTGTTAGACGCTGTGGCCATGCTGCGCAACCCGCGTTCGCTCGATCGCGCGGCATCGCTGTTGTCGCATGGAGACGATTCGGTGCGTGTAGCGGCGGCGCGCGCGGTCGCATGGAGCGGCGACGCGAAATATGTCACGACCCTGCGGGATACCGCCGCCAAGTCAACACCGGAAACGCAAGCCGCCGCGTACGACGCGTTGTTGCGGCTGGCGGACGCAGTCGTCAATACTGGCGGGAACTGGGGCATCGCGATGGCGGTGTACCGCGATGTTCTCGCCAACGCGCCGCAAAAGGCCAATCGCGCGGAAGCGATGATGGGGTTGGGGCGTTATGGCGACGCTACGGTCATCGACGCGATTGTCGCCGGCGCTGCGAACGCGGGCGGCGAATTGGACGATCAAGCAGCGATGGCGTTGACCAGCTTGCAGGGCGGCGAAGCGGTCAAGGGGGCGGTGGCCGCGTATTCGAGTCTCTCCGAGCCGGTGCGTGTTTCCATGATTTCCATTTGGGGACAACAGAAGCAGACGGACGCGCTTGATTTGATTGCAGCGGAATTGAACGGAGCACCGGCGGTTCGGACGGCGGCGTTGCACGCGCTCGCGAGTATCGGTTCGATGAAAGGTTTTGCCGCGCTGGTTGAGGTTGCCAAGAGCGGCAACGACGAGGAGCGCGAGTTTGCGTTGAATGCCGTAAAACAGATGGCGGGAAACCTTGGGAGCACGGGCGACAAACAGGCGGCGGGCCTTGTCTTTGTCCAATTGTACGCGCTGACGAACGACGAAGCGTTGCGCGCGGACGCCGTGCGCGGAATTGCCCGGAACCCCGTGCCACAGGCATTTGACACCGTGAAGGATGCGCTCGGGATTGCAGACCTGAAGGCGGATGCGGTCGAAGCGATGGCGTCGGTAGCCGGTGCGTTGGCGGCGAACAAGGAAAACGAAAGAGCCGTCGAAGCGGCCAAGCTGGTGCAGAGTGCGGGCGCGCCCGTGGAAACGCTGGTGCGCATGGCAGCAAGTCTCGGCGATGCCGCGCCACCCGAATTCGCGAATATTCTCGGACTGGTCCGAAAGTGGCAGGTGATAGGTCCATTTAAATGGAAGAACGATGCCGCGTGGACCACGGCATTCGTTGGCGAACCCAACGTGGACCCGAGCAAGCCCGTTTCCGCGGCGGGCAAGACGTACGAGTGGAAGCCGGCAACGGGGAACGGGCCAATCGGACTTGTCGATCTAACCGGATCGATAGCGCAATCGGACCGCGTGTTCGGCTATGCCTACGCGATCGTGGACGTCGCCGACGAGTGCGATGGCCAGATTCGGATCGGATCGGACGATGGCAACCAGATTTGGTTAAACGGAAAGCAGGTCTTCGAGAACCGTGTCGATCGCGGATCGGCGCTCGACCAGGACAAGGTCGACGTCCACTTTGTCAAGGGGAGTAACACCATTCTGGCAAAGATCAGCCAGGGCGCGGGCGGCTGGAACTTCTGTCTGCGGCTGGCGAAGCCCGACGGATCGGGAATTGTATTCACGCAGCCGTAGGCCATAGGCCAAAAGGCCAAAGGCCAAAAGGACCTAAGGGACCCGAAAAGGACCTAAGGGACCCGAAAAGGACCAAAGGACGAAAAGGACCTAAAGGACGAAAAGGACCAAAGGACGAAGAGGACCAAAGGAGTCCGAAAAGGAAATTGGAGAGGGCGCGGCGGTTGGCGACTTCGGAGGCACGGATATCAACACAGCATTAGAGACTCTTGATTTGTCGCAAGTGGTGGGTGTCGCCGTGCAAATTTCAGAGCTTCATCCCGAAGTGGTAACTTGATAGTTCCATGCCGTGCGCCTTGTAGAACCGATGCGCGTCGAGGCGATGGGTCCCGCTGTCGAGATGAAACTGCGCGCAGCCGTTTTCCCGCGCGTGCGCCATCAACCACTCCAACAACTGCCCGCCGTATCCATTGCCGCGCTCGGTTTCTTTTACGACGAGATCGTCCACGTACATGATGCGGCCCCAGGCAAGAAATTCGCCGAAACGGAACCCGGCGACGGCTTTGGGTTCGCCGTTATGTTCGAGAACGGCGACGCGGTAGCCATTGGACATTTGGCGTTGGATTTGCTCGACGAGCAAATCGTCCGTTAGGTGTGGGCGTAATTCGCGAAGAATGCTTCGGGCGAATTCGGTCAATGCGTTAGTGTCTGCCAAGAGAGTAATGTTAGCCATCGACAACGTCCCAGTTTCTCTGCTTGGACAACCTATATGCGCACCAGTGGCTGTTAACGGCGACGATATCTGCG
Coding sequences within it:
- a CDS encoding Gfo/Idh/MocA family oxidoreductase, whose product is MTTNGLSRRSFLTVAGGVALTTLGRRASAQVSANDRINIAVIGNGGMGSRHIEALCDNPNCNLLALCDVVKTRYTQMQGIVEQKTGKKPDVYQDFRQVLERNDIDAVFVPTPDHWHALITILACEAGKDVYVEKPVCTTIAEGRAMVNAARRYGRVVQAGTQQRSMPIFQQAIEIVHSGRLGPIISAGAWIGVNGFSEGETPAPVPDGVDWDMWLGPAPWVPFSRERYFGFMGWHDYARGGQLTNWGIHLMDIVHWGIQKDRPLTIQALGGSYRGGTGSDNYEAIEVLLEYEGCNVTWEQRPNNRYGNKDYGIRFNGEKGALFVDRNSFVVEPKDVGIAEVIGEPEKSWANPPHHNNFFDCVRTRKRPVADIEQGFRSTASVLLAGVALKAGRKLYWDGDAEKFLNDDLANRHLTRVYRAPWRLA
- a CDS encoding GNAT family N-acetyltransferase, with translation MANITLLADTNALTEFARSILRELRPHLTDDLLVEQIQRQMSNGYRVAVLEHNGEPKAVAGFRFGEFLAWGRIMYVDDLVVKETERGNGYGGQLLEWLMAHARENGCAQFHLDSGTHRLDAHRFYKAHGMELSSYHFGMKL
- a CDS encoding HEAT repeat domain-containing protein, which translates into the protein MKNLFFRACAIAIVVASIANADFTTLPAALAKDLASPDIAARVRARQLLPRHGVAALDHLLPLLSSQEQPVKLSAYNVIADIANGAAAPGHEAEREIAATKLMTLVAPGQPEMVVLQGLRLLPIVAPNGLDVGPVAAILNGTDANLRERARECLTLAATDEACDALIDAAPHADAAFAVALLDAVAMLRNPRSLDRAASLLSHGDDSVRVAAARAVAWSGDAKYVTTLRDTAAKSTPETQAAAYDALLRLADAVVNTGGNWGIAMAVYRDVLANAPQKANRAEAMMGLGRYGDATVIDAIVAGAANAGGELDDQAAMALTSLQGGEAVKGAVAAYSSLSEPVRVSMISIWGQQKQTDALDLIAAELNGAPAVRTAALHALASIGSMKGFAALVEVAKSGNDEEREFALNAVKQMAGNLGSTGDKQAAGLVFVQLYALTNDEALRADAVRGIARNPVPQAFDTVKDALGIADLKADAVEAMASVAGALAANKENERAVEAAKLVQSAGAPVETLVRMAASLGDAAPPEFANILGLVRKWQVIGPFKWKNDAAWTTAFVGEPNVDPSKPVSAAGKTYEWKPATGNGPIGLVDLTGSIAQSDRVFGYAYAIVDVADECDGQIRIGSDDGNQIWLNGKQVFENRVDRGSALDQDKVDVHFVKGSNTILAKISQGAGGWNFCLRLAKPDGSGIVFTQP